One part of the Algibacter sp. L1A34 genome encodes these proteins:
- a CDS encoding T9SS type A sorting domain-containing protein yields MKFIFSLFVTFISCQFAIAQLSVRNSAYIFVKDEIVFVEDDINLKEPASTIYLRTDAQVIQGTGTTGNSGEGELSVYQDGNVGAYEYNQWCSPIGSRDDTLVNNPFGIELLNDIDDLTTSIAAGKTHQSNYNGTASPLNIEPYWIWMFKAGAVYADWDPVGDATTIPAGYGFTMKGTAGTSANNPGDNQNYDFRGKPNNGKISIPVLNNQYTLVGNPYPSAMDAHAYIWDANNRNTITGTLYYWEQDPDVNSHYLNAYDGGYATYTIEEFSPFNETRLPTVYKTYNSDGSDNSNSGTLPVGKQGQRNIPIGLGFMVLGTANSFVNAENAHRVYVKESDPSSTFFKSANYKNSTTQESPVFTTMSQGYKRFRLNIDFNNTYTRQIVETFNANATEEFDRGLESRLHEDDMLSSDAYWPIGEHGYLAEALAYNVDMKIPLTIKVANDMPLKIRIADVQNFDSDLPIFIHDKTTNLYVNLKTQDFSTNLDAGNYTDRFEVTFKEDTTLDTEAYDTSSLDAIQNNTTHILKVLNPTNLNITSILVYDVTGKQVLTERPSTTANAYTISTKQLSTGVYIVKASLDNSKTFTKKVIIN; encoded by the coding sequence ATGAAATTTATTTTCAGCCTTTTTGTTACGTTTATTTCTTGCCAATTTGCAATAGCTCAACTTTCGGTAAGGAACAGTGCATATATTTTTGTAAAAGATGAAATTGTATTTGTTGAAGATGATATAAACTTAAAAGAGCCTGCAAGTACCATTTATTTGAGAACGGATGCGCAAGTAATACAAGGTACAGGTACAACTGGTAATTCTGGTGAAGGTGAATTAAGTGTTTATCAAGATGGAAATGTTGGTGCTTATGAGTATAACCAATGGTGCTCGCCTATAGGAAGCCGCGACGATACGTTAGTTAACAATCCATTTGGTATTGAGCTACTTAACGATATTGACGATTTAACAACTTCTATTGCAGCAGGTAAAACCCACCAATCTAACTATAACGGTACCGCTAGTCCTCTAAACATAGAACCTTACTGGATCTGGATGTTTAAAGCAGGGGCTGTATATGCTGACTGGGACCCTGTTGGAGACGCAACAACAATACCTGCAGGTTATGGCTTTACCATGAAAGGTACAGCAGGCACTAGCGCAAATAATCCCGGTGATAATCAAAATTACGATTTTAGAGGCAAACCAAATAACGGTAAAATTTCTATACCTGTTTTAAATAATCAATACACTTTAGTAGGCAATCCGTATCCATCTGCAATGGATGCTCATGCTTATATTTGGGATGCAAATAATAGAAACACAATTACTGGAACTTTATATTATTGGGAGCAAGACCCTGATGTAAATTCTCATTATTTAAATGCTTATGATGGTGGCTATGCAACTTATACCATTGAAGAATTCTCTCCCTTTAATGAAACTAGACTACCAACAGTTTATAAAACATATAATAGTGACGGCTCTGACAATAGTAATAGCGGAACACTCCCCGTAGGAAAGCAAGGGCAACGAAACATACCTATAGGATTAGGTTTTATGGTTTTAGGGACAGCTAACAGTTTTGTAAACGCAGAAAATGCTCATCGTGTATATGTAAAAGAATCTGATCCAAGTAGTACATTTTTTAAATCGGCAAATTATAAAAATTCTACAACTCAAGAAAGTCCGGTCTTTACAACGATGTCTCAAGGTTATAAACGCTTTAGGCTGAATATTGATTTTAATAATACTTACACGAGGCAAATAGTAGAAACATTTAACGCAAATGCTACGGAAGAATTTGATCGTGGTTTGGAATCTAGGTTACACGAAGATGATATGTTATCCTCTGATGCTTATTGGCCAATTGGAGAGCATGGGTATCTTGCAGAAGCTTTAGCTTATAATGTGGACATGAAAATACCATTAACTATTAAAGTTGCTAATGATATGCCTCTAAAAATTAGAATTGCAGACGTTCAAAATTTCGATTCAGATTTACCTATTTTCATTCATGATAAAACAACTAATTTATATGTGAATTTAAAAACTCAAGACTTTAGTACAAACCTAGATGCAGGTAATTACACAGATCGTTTTGAGGTTACATTTAAAGAAGATACAACTTTAGATACCGAAGCATATGATACAAGTAGTTTAGATGCCATTCAAAATAACACAACACATATTCTAAAGGTTTTAAACCCTACTAACTTAAATATTACATCTATTTTAGTTTATGATGTGACTGGAAAACAAGTTTTAACAGAAAGACCTAGCACAACAG